The following coding sequences are from one Patescibacteria group bacterium window:
- a CDS encoding rod shape-determining protein, producing the protein MALFGKKLGIDLGTTNTLVHMPGRGIVLNEPSVVAISVLDRRVLAVGLEAKEMLGRTPDTITASRPLKEGVIADYKTTEAMLRYFINKALGGVRFFRPEVMIAVPAGITSTERRAVIDATIQAGAKAAYIIKEPIAAAIGANIPIGSASGHMIIDMGGGTSEIAVISLGGIVANTSVRIGGNKFDAAIQEYTRKKHGVAIGERSAEELKITVGSALPLEEKLSMDIRGRDMVSGLPTTLRVTSDDITAAIQNELAGIVQAVKSVLQNTPPELSADVIDKGMVLSGGSSMLRNMDKLFSQTTGVPTYMADEPLLCVAKGTGVALDNLDSYKRSVLSTR; encoded by the coding sequence ATGGCTCTCTTTGGCAAAAAACTTGGGATTGACCTTGGGACAACCAACACGCTGGTGCACATGCCCGGACGTGGGATTGTGCTAAATGAACCATCAGTCGTAGCAATTTCTGTTTTGGACCGGCGGGTACTTGCTGTGGGTCTGGAAGCGAAAGAAATGCTTGGGCGAACTCCTGACACGATTACTGCTTCCCGGCCTTTGAAGGAAGGTGTGATTGCAGATTATAAAACCACGGAAGCAATGCTTCGGTACTTCATTAACAAAGCTTTGGGCGGTGTGCGCTTTTTCCGCCCCGAGGTTATGATTGCTGTGCCCGCGGGGATTACGAGTACCGAACGCCGGGCGGTCATTGACGCGACTATCCAAGCCGGGGCAAAAGCTGCGTACATTATTAAAGAACCCATTGCAGCCGCAATTGGTGCAAACATTCCCATTGGCTCTGCTTCCGGCCACATGATTATTGACATGGGCGGTGGGACGTCCGAAATAGCCGTCATTTCCCTGGGTGGTATTGTTGCCAACACGTCCGTTCGCATTGGGGGAAATAAGTTTGATGCAGCCATCCAAGAGTACACTCGGAAGAAGCACGGTGTTGCTATTGGTGAACGGTCAGCAGAGGAGTTAAAAATCACTGTAGGGTCGGCCTTACCGTTGGAGGAGAAACTCTCCATGGACATTCGTGGTCGTGACATGGTCAGTGGCCTCCCAACCACCCTTCGGGTGACGTCTGATGACATAACCGCAGCAATTCAAAACGAACTTGCTGGGATTGTTCAGGCCGTGAAATCGGTTTTGCAAAATACGCCACCAGAACTCTCTGCTGACGTGATTGATAAAGGCATGGTACTGTCCGGCGGTTCCTCCATGCTCCGGAATATGGACAAACTGTTTAGCCAAACGACTGGCGTACCAACCTACATGGCTGACGAACCGCTCCTCTGCGTAGCAAAGGGCACAGGTGTGGCGTTGGATAACCTTGATTCGTACAAGCGGAGCGTGCTTTCCACGCGTTAG
- a CDS encoding glycosyltransferase family 1 protein — protein sequence MRIGIDASRANVAQRTGTEWYAFHLTRSLLPFLREHTVYLYVREPLRPEWGSLPSHVKVRVLRWPPKIMWTQLRLSWEMLWHRVDVLFVPAHTIPFISPRQTLTTIHDVGFERTTTLYGRKPLGQSTVGRRFTNLLVRVLTLGRYSATELDYHRFSVRLAVRRCKQLLTVSAFSAKEITETLGVSPDRITVVANGYDATLYNAAVREAKSHIAAVQQQYKLTAPYILSIGRIEKKKNTLQLVQAFQALRMKPAFANLQLFLAGSLGEGAAEVVAWREREKLQAYVHMPGWVAEAAMPALLAGAEVFVLGSAYEGFGIPVLEAMACGTPVLCSDIPALREVGGTAARYFAVGDVTQCTQGLEQILSHPPLQQEMRAAGLARVQDFSWAQSAALVAKLLIGMHR from the coding sequence ATGCGCATTGGCATTGATGCGTCCCGGGCAAATGTTGCACAGCGCACGGGCACCGAATGGTACGCGTTCCACTTGACGCGAAGTCTTTTACCGTTCCTCCGTGAACATACGGTCTACCTCTACGTACGAGAACCCTTGCGTCCAGAGTGGGGGAGTCTGCCTTCACATGTCAAGGTTAGGGTTCTTCGCTGGCCGCCAAAGATCATGTGGACGCAGTTGCGACTGAGTTGGGAAATGCTCTGGCACAGGGTGGATGTACTGTTTGTTCCAGCACATACCATTCCGTTCATTAGTCCACGTCAAACCCTAACGACAATTCATGATGTGGGTTTTGAACGAACGACGACGCTCTACGGCCGCAAGCCACTTGGGCAATCCACCGTGGGTCGCCGGTTTACCAACCTCCTCGTTCGGGTCTTGACCCTAGGGCGGTACTCGGCAACAGAACTTGACTACCATCGTTTCTCCGTCAGACTCGCAGTTCGCCGCTGCAAGCAACTGCTTACCGTGTCTGCATTCTCAGCAAAGGAAATTACAGAAACCTTGGGTGTCTCTCCCGACCGAATCACCGTTGTCGCAAATGGGTACGATGCGACGTTGTACAATGCTGCAGTCCGAGAAGCAAAGTCCCACATTGCTGCTGTGCAACAGCAGTACAAGCTTACTGCGCCATACATTCTCTCCATTGGTCGGATTGAGAAGAAGAAAAACACCTTGCAACTAGTGCAAGCATTCCAGGCACTTCGCATGAAACCAGCATTTGCGAATCTCCAGCTCTTCCTTGCTGGCAGTCTGGGTGAAGGTGCTGCAGAGGTTGTTGCCTGGAGAGAAAGAGAGAAGTTGCAAGCCTACGTGCACATGCCAGGCTGGGTTGCAGAAGCTGCTATGCCGGCTCTCCTCGCTGGGGCTGAAGTGTTCGTGCTTGGTTCCGCGTACGAAGGTTTTGGCATTCCGGTTTTAGAAGCAATGGCGTGCGGTACCCCAGTGCTGTGCAGTGATATCCCAGCGTTACGAGAGGTTGGTGGAACAGCCGCACGCTACTTTGCGGTTGGCGACGTTACTCAATGCACCCAGGGATTAGAGCAAATACTGTCTCACCCTCCATTGCAGCAGGAAATGCGGGCTGCCGGGCTTGCCCGGGTACAGGATTTTTCATGGGCACAGAGTGCGGCTTTGGTTGCGAAGCTGCTTATTGGGATGCATAGGTAA